The DNA sequence AACCCGAGGTGAAGAATTCAGCATATCAAAACCCACATAGCCAGTCTGGAGAGGAGATTTCTGGGGAGAGTACAAAGCCAACTTTGAATTCCTAGTTTTGATGCCGAATTCTATAGGTGAATGGAGAGACTCGGTAGAGCCTGTAGTCGAAATTGAGCTGAACTGGGTAGGAGCAGTGGGAGGAGGAGGTATTTGAATCTTAAGCTGAGACCCAAACACCACCATCCTCTTCTCCGGCTTGGAAGTGCTCTTAACCGAGTCCTCATTGTTGAGAACATCAAGAAGGCCAAGTCCGATGGCTCTTGGGTCCCCATTCTCCTGAGGGAGTGGTCTGCTCACGTTCGGGATGGTGGGAGTGACAGATGATGACAAGATGGCTCTTTTTGGGTTCCCATCGAAGAAGGAGGGATTCCTAATGGCAGAGAAGGGCCTGGTTTCCAGTATGGAAGTCGGGCTCGCACCTGCTTCAGGGTCTGCAGTGCCCTTCTGAGAGAAGCCACTAAAGGGCCTTGGAGAGGTGAAGAAGGACGCAGCGGTGGGAGATAAGAGGGAGGCAGTATCAGACATCAGGCCTTGCTTGTTGCTGACTGATCTGGTCCTCTTCCTCAACATAATATCTTGAATCTTTGATCTCAGAAACATGGAAAGGCAACTGCACATGGAAGGAGGGAGAAGATCTATCACTACCAGCGGAGCAGAAAAAGGAACAAGACAGAGAAAGAGAACAAGAGGGTGGTGCGTCTTTCCCCACTCCTTTTCTCTCTTCCCATCTCCAAGAGATGAATCGAGACGAGTACAACACGGATGACattaagaataagaaagaaagaatagatgcTTGAAAGAGAGAGAATAAAACCGTCAACTTACCAATCCTGTTTCGATTGCTATTATCTGGTCATCTGAGGAACACCAACCAATTGACGAGAAACGAAAGTGCCCCAAAGGTCTCCCCCCTTTAGCTTCATTTACAGTGCTCTCATTGTTCGGAACTATATTCTTCTTAGAGAGCCATTTTTCCTTTCCAAACTCTCGTAACAAATCTTGTACTTCAAATCAAAAATCACTCTCCCTGTCGACAAGTGACATTGATGCAGGGAAGGAAGTACAAAAATCAACTCAAAGACAGATTTTTTCTTGTGCGTGTGTGTTGGAGATTAGCCAAAAATAAACCTTAAAGATCTCATCTTTCTCTCAATCCATCAACGCCAAACAAACAAAGTTATCATCTTTCATGCGGAAAACTTGCAATTCGTCACCGAAAACCCAAAGTCTCCTCCCTGCGTCTCCGTACGAATACGGCAACGCCAGAGTCCCGATCAAGATCGCTCCTTTGTTCCTCCTTCCCTCTCTTCTATCAATTATGTGCTGAGACACAGACACTCCGTCTCTCACTCACATTACTCGGCCCTGTCCTCTTCGACTGGGCTCGCTGAGAGAGAGGAGCTAATGCAACTAATTTAAAGAGcagatcagagagagagaggagattggGTGTCGTTCAAAGCGATTGGGTGTCGTTCAAAGCGGCCATTCCTCTCGGAACGGCCAGTTATAGTAGGAAAGCAGCATGATTCCGAGGATCCAGGTACTCTAGGTGAGATTACCCCGTTAAAATTGTAGGTCACAGTTCCCGAGGAGCGAGGGAAGAGGTGACGGAACGCGAGGTTTCTACTTGCAGGTCTGTACGGATCTCCACCGGTTCACAGTGAGCCAAATTGGAGGAATGGCGGCTCGGCTCGGCTCGGAAGCCGGTTTTAAGGGCATGAATAGGAGTAGTAATTGGTAggaagatattatttatatgtTATCTGAACATTATCCTTATAATTGGGATTCTGACTTTTTTCAATGTCAATTGCCGATAAATTGGGAGCGAGCCACGAGAGTCGAAACCCAgctcggctcggctcggctcggctcggTTACTGCAAGCGTCACGGACTCCGTCATAGATTTCGTACTCCGCAAGAAGGGGCTACTCTTACTCATGTGACAGAACTACCCCTATCTTTTCAGATATTTGCACCACTCCCCTCTCCCCCAATCCGACCAGCTTTTTATCCTCTCGAGGCGTTCGACGTCGTTTAGTTTATGCGAGATTACGAATCTAACCCTCTCCCCTCTGACTTAGCCCGTGCGCGTGCCAGCCGCTGCCCATCTCGCGACACGTGTCTTCATCCATGCACTCGAAAGAGGGGAAATGCTGCCCGTCTTTGAGACAGAGGACTAATTAAATGCTACTGCTGTCATTATTTTAAGTTCCACCTTTTGTTTCATCAATTATTGCGGACCCTAAACAAAGCTAAATCATGATTcttaacacagatcaaatcaaaaTAGGGGCCATCGACTTATATATGTGGAGGTGGTGTGGAACAGGTCAATTTGGTGGCACTGTGAGTGTGAGACGGGCTAATTAGATTATGTAATTAGttacttctattatttttattttttatatttttaaaaattatattaagatttttatatttataaaaataaaacatgtaATCTTATTTCTCCtatcatcaattttatttgtgtaaATATCGCACGTACTGTCACGTGTCAAAAATGATGTTAAaataggattaaaaaataattttatcaaattaaaaaTGAGAAAGATAAAAGGGttttattaacaaaaaaaaataaaaacagtgTTATTCAATTATTTCATCTTTTCTCTTTGTATCTTTAAAGGTTTTATTAGAAAACAAAACGAGATACAAAGAACCTCTCTTGATCCTATCTCCTCCTCATCGGTCAAAGTCTAAGGAGAGGACAAAGCTAGAGAAGGAAAGCGTTTTCacgaaaattataaaataaaaaattaatttcgaTGAGAATAgtactataaaattatttttttaattttaatttaatattatttttttacgaGTAATTGCATGCATAGTATTTTCATCAACAGAATCAACGACGAGAAATaggattatatattttatttttgtaagtacgaatattctaatataatttttgaaagtttaatgatcgagatattaaaaataattaatcgtAAACATCACCTATAATTAGCCGCTCGTGTGAGACGTATGATTGAATTCGAGGTGCATGTTATCAGGGAAGGCAGGCCAGAATCATTAGCTAGATTTCGATTCAGCATGAAGCCCTTTTGGGACTCCATGGTGACTTCGATTCGAGTGCTCGGGTCATTGCAGTCGAGTGTGTTCGGAGCCTGCATGATCTCTTGTGTCAATTATGATCCCCAATTAATCAGTGGGTCCGTTCATTATAATGGAGGAGGCCATCAATCACCGAGTGGACCACCCAATCGAATTATGATGGTTCACTGTGCGATGGAGAGCGTATCCATGCGCACTTCAGTAGTTCCTGTGATTAAAGAGAAGGAATCGCATAATCTACATATGGAAGATGCACAGTTTTAGATGAGTTGGAGATGAATATGGTAGTAGCAGAGAAGGCTTATGCTGGCTGTGGCAAACTGTTCATGTAAAGGGCTTCAACAAGATGAGAAAGGCAAAGTTGTCACCTGTTGCTACTTTCTTTTACTTTTTGTTCACTTCTGATGGGGGGGGCCAAACGTTTTCTTGTGCAAAGTGGGTCAATAACTGGTTGGATTTGATGGTTCATATAAAACCAAATAGTGGTAAGAGAtcagagatgagagagagagagagattattacATTTGGTGAAGTCATTGTCATTTCAGGTCAAGAACAAGTGGAAAAGATGTTTAGATCAAGAAGACCACAAATGTGTTTGATGAATGACAACACTGggagtaagaagaagaagaagaagagcacatGTTGCAGGAGAGTCTTCCAGTTTGGGTTCCCTCCTCACGGTGGTGTCCTTCGATAGGCTTTGTGCTTTCGAGGAGAGATGGGTGCAGTAGGTGGAGGGGCTTGTCGAGCATTCCCCAGGTGAGAGCCCCACTGCGGCACATACAACATCACTGTGATTGATGGATGGCCTTGGTGGGGTCCCGACATTGGTAGAGATCATATGAGAACGTTGGGTAGAAGGCAAATCTTGGAGATCAGCACCACAGCGAAAAGCTCACTCACCTCTGTGTGTGTGCTTGCCTCAAGGAAAGCTTTGGACTCCCACCAATGGAGTTCCAGTGGGGAAATCTTCACCAGTTCTGTTTACTAATAATTCAAGTTGCTGCACATTGTGGTTCTCTTTGACATCGAGTATATATCTGATATCCTATTCCAACTTACCTTATTGAAGTAGCCATAAGGATTTGCTTACTCTGTGAAAGTAGAATTGTGTTTTCAGCAAACAGTCAGATCTCTTCTTAATAtatcaatagagagagagagagagagagagagagagagagagagagcttgcaGTCAGTAAAGATCCAACTTGGATCACTGCAGAAGCAAAACCTCTGATGTGGTGTAAGATTTTGTCtgttccacacacacacacacacactaaagCTTATCCAATTGCATAAGCTTATGCACACACATAAAGATCAAATTGCCCAGTCTTACCCCACTTGTCTTGTTAGAAGAAAGAGAAGGCTTACCACCTCTTTCCCAATCTCTCCAAGGTCAGGGGGCAGATCAACATGCTGCAATGCATTGATGAACATTACTGCTCAGAGAATTCACTTGAGGGCAATGTGCACATTCCCTCACAGCAAAGTTGTTTCTTGTATGTGCTTTATCAATAGATTGGTGGATCCAACCATGATTCTTTGTCCCTAAAATCACACCAACTCCCACTGAGCAGTGACTCCCCCAACCCTAAAGTCATCTTCATCAGAATCCTTTCCTTTTGCTCTTTTTCAGTCATGTCCAAGCCACTTCAAAAATTACTCTCAACTTTATCCTGTTCAGATGGTTTGATACAAGTAGCTTAACCCTTGTTGCATGTTACTActcaatgaatttttttttcttcgtttTCTTGTCATAATATCTTGAAGGTTCTCCTTCTAATGCTGATATGATGCGATCAAATTTGATCATTAATTCGACTTGAGAAAAAAAGAGATCGTATCTCATATCCGAGTTCTTT is a window from the Musa acuminata AAA Group cultivar baxijiao chromosome BXJ2-1, Cavendish_Baxijiao_AAA, whole genome shotgun sequence genome containing:
- the LOC135583538 gene encoding FCS-Like Zinc finger 8-like gives rise to the protein MFLRSKIQDIMLRKRTRSVSNKQGLMSDTASLLSPTAASFFTSPRPFSGFSQKGTADPEAGASPTSILETRPFSAIRNPSFFDGNPKRAILSSSVTPTIPNVSRPLPQENGDPRAIGLGLLDVLNNEDSVKSTSKPEKRMVVFGSQLKIQIPPPPTAPTQFSSISTTGSTESLHSPIEFGIKTRNSKLALYSPQKSPLQTGYVGFDMLNSSPRVFTGCLPQSEMELSEDYTRVILHGPNPRTTHIYDNCIIESCGNGWNEKGASHDQPSYTADGFLSFCYGCKKKIGTGDDIYMYRGEKAFCSHECRDQEMLSNEGKEEH